The genomic stretch TTACCGAGAATTCAGCTGTTGGagcaccagcaacagccgGTGCCTGTCCATATTCACCAGcatcaacaaattcaacaacaggTTCAACACCAACTACCACAACCATCTCAACAATCTCAGCAGCATCTGCCACCACAGCCTCATCAACCTCGCCCttctcatcaacttcaacctCTAATGTCTCAACCAGCTCAAGCGCAAGCTCAATCTCagcaaaatcaaattcaacagaaccagcagcttcagcaagatcaacaagttcaacaatcACAGCAGATTCAGCAACCGCAGCAGATTCAGCAACCACCGCAGATTCAGCAGCCACCGCAGATTCAGCAACCGCAGCACATTCAGCAACCACCGCAGATTCAGCAACCGCAGCAGATTCAGCAACCGCagcaagttcaacaaccGCAACAGGTacaacaaaatcaacagACGCGGAAGCAACCGATTCCACAGTACGAGCACCAGCACCAGTTTGCAATCAGATCACCCAGTGATATTCCTAAGTACCCAACCCCCAGCTCTATGTCTATGCCATTACAACGTCAACATGCCAGGAACTCATCCAGTGACGAGACCAACCTTTCTGCTGTGATTAGCAAGGACCATATGAGTTCGCAATCCAGCGTCACTGCACCGGATACCGTGTATTCCTTGGAAGAACAAGTCGATATCCTTAATCTCGTAAATCCTTCATCTATTGAGGAATACTCGGAGCATCTCTACAAGATAGCTAAGATCTTGTACGAGGACAACCTTGACCAGAAGCTTCCcatattgttcaagaagttacAGGACAAGTACTATTCCTTGATGGACCAACTTGACAACTTTGTAGACTCGGAAGACCCCATCCACTCCAAAGTGTATGTAATCGTAGAGAGAAATTTCGACCTTTTCATAAAGATCTCAACAAACCACAAGAACGTCGAGCTTTCGACAAGGACCATTCGCTTTTTAACCAACATAATTATGAGCTTGAACTACTGGGAAGTTTACAATCTCTTGTCCTGGAAGCCAGTTATATATCATTTCTTGTCTGTTATTCAATTTGACATGAACGACTGCTACAACAAATTCATCAGTGACtatgccaaatacaactACAAAAGATTGACCCAGCCACAGCCAATGTCGCACAAGTCTAGAAACCGAAGAAGACttaagagaagaagaaagtacaGTGGCAAGCTTGGATCTCCAGGGTCAGAAAATGGAGTTAATGACGATGGATCTCTTTCTCCAAACCCATACTACTACGTAAGCTCCGACACAACTGGCCGTGGCAGTTTGAGAGGTATGagtaaagaaagaagaaacagaatgATGAGAGCTGAAAACAAGCGTAATTCCCATCGGGCTATTAAGAAACCATCCAATACCAAGCcttccaacaagtcgtcAAATTATGATCCTGATGTTGTTCATGAATGTCAATTGCCATCGCCAGATGAACCTCATAAGCTTTGCTTACGTCGTTTCTCAAGAAAATATGAATTAATAAGACATCAGGAAACTGTGCAttctaagaagaagaaacttttcaaatgCTTTGTTTGTGTAAAACAACACCCTGGAGTTGGCCCAAGAATATTTACCCGCCACGACACCTTGGCCAAACATATTCGTGTTAACCACAAGATTTCTGGTAAGGAAGCCAAGGCAGAAGTTGCATATTCGAAGAAACATGCCgaggttgttgaagaaggtgatATTACAGTCCATGTCGGACGCAGAAAGACCAAGGTTGACTTTGAATTGCGCGCTCATATGGAGAAACGAAAGGCAGAAAAGGATGAAATGGATGATTCCGGTTATTTGGTTCATAGCGATTTCGACTCTGGAGACGAAGAAGTTACATTCAATACGTAGTTTGCATTCGGCCATCGaacattcaattctttaTTGATTTTATAGTATCATCAAACGCATATATACATGGAAGTATGATTCAATGTTTTAATAGTTTACATTTATAATACAAATAGGACTACCATCTAGAACCTACACAATACTTTTCTCATATTCTTGTTGGGCAATGATGGCTCGCTTAATTTCCTCATCGTCGATatcattgaagatatcCTTAGGAACGTTCTTCAAGCCGGTAGCTCTTTTCTTTATGTTCGGATTCACAAACTTGATATCGTACGTGAGACTTGAAggcttcttttcttccttatAGACACCATATTTTACCGACGTTGGCTGTGTTGACTCAGGATAGAATGTAGAATTGGTGAAAATATCTTTGGCCCCGCGGTTGAAAGACTGATTCCTTTGCTCTTGCAACTTGTTGTTATGTTCTCTAGTTTTAACGGCTATTTGATACATCCAGGTTGGATCTGTTTGGTAATTCACTAATGGCGTGGATGTGATTGGTGTAGAACCTCCGTTGGTATTGGAATCGCCTAACACACTACCTACCTTTCCAACTGGTCCGAAATATTGTAAGGGGTCAGCATATTCTCCTGCAATATCTCCACGTTCGATTGCCCTTTGCTCCCAGAAATCGTCGATGACCTTCTTACCATCGATAATCATTTTGGCACCAAATTCTCTAAAAATCGAACGAGCTGCTACCAAGTTGACAGATCTACCCTTATACGAATTAGGGATAATGGCACGATCGATTAAGTccatcttttcttcattggtACAgactttcttgaacaacgaTCTATGagtcttgaacaacaagtATGAATCTCTGAATCCTACAAGTCTAGCTGGTTCTGTCGAAACCATGAATAATTGGTCACCGTGACCTAACAACTTAAATGTCTTCATTCTGAACTGCCTTCCTCCCTGCAATACCCCGTTCTCGTCTATCTTGGTGTGTCCCTTTGGATCCTCGTGGTCAATAACAACCTCATCGTTCTTGACGTTGAGCGGgtttccatcttcatcgtaGACTCCATCTTCCAAGATGGTAATGTTgagcttctttcttcctcttttCTTAGGCTTTCTAggttcttccttcaatgGCTGGCGTTTAACTTCTTGCTTCACCTTCAtgtcttctccatcttcttcttctgcatTTTCATTAGGTTCATCCTCTGCATCTTCGTCTGcgtcttcctcttcctcttctgcttcttcgtcatcatcttcttcgtcatcatcatcttcatcgttcGTAGTAGCCTTTCTCTTACGAGATCTATGACGAACGATCGACGTGTCCTCATCTTCAAcgtcgtcatcttcttctgccaaTTCGTCCTTAACATCTACATTGTCATCtattttgtattcttcatctccaTCGTCTTCGTTCAAATCCAAACCAGACAAATCAGAACGGTGGGCCCGGATGGCTCGAGGCGATCTCGTGGCCTCAGGAGAACTGCCAGCACTGCTACGCGATGATCTGGGCATTATGGATAAATAGAAGTACGCTACTAAAAGACTGGCCTTATAGCTGAAaatttgatgatttcaagATCACATAAATATAAACACATATTTGTGAACTGTAATGAAGAGAGCTCAACTATTTTTCGCGTGTTGAATTCGGTCGTGCAACAACAATTTTAGTATTGACCAGTACTTTGACCACAAGCTGATTATTGATTCAAGTAATGGATGAAAATTGGAACATTGTCCAACATGATTGTATATCTCCTAACAGTAGAGATTTCCATTTATGTTTTTGtaatctttttgtttttcaagttcatctCTTTTGTCTTCATGTCTACAATTCTCTTATAACGTATGGTTTATGTATATACAAGCTGAATGACTATAATGTTAtttacttttcttcttccttctcgTCGTCCTTCTTTTCGTCGGCCGGTTTCTCATTCTTGAACGCTggcttcttttcaagatACTTGTCAAAGGCATCGTTGGTTTCAGGGAATGGTCTCTTACCCAACAATCTGATCATATCTTCTCTTGTGATGAACTcctttttcaacaactcttccGCAACCAACTCGACTTCCTTAGATTTCTCaatcaacaattccttACATCTCTTGTGACACTCGCCCACTATTCTCTGtacttcttcgtcaatgGTCTTGCTGGTCTCGTCACTGAATGGCTTCGTCAAATTGTCCTGTGACTGAGTATCAGCGTAGTTTACCATACCAACTTTCTTTGACATCCCAAAACGCAAAACCATGGATTGGGCAATATTGGTaactttcttgaagtcatcGTGGGCACCACTGGtaacagaagagaaatgCAATTCTTCGGATACACGGCCACCCAATGTCATGATCATTCTGTCGTACAATTGCAATGtagacaacaagaactgATCAGGAGGCAAATACTGCGCATATCCCAAAGCGCCTTGACCTCTAGGAATAATAGACACTTTCAACAAAGGATGGGCGTACTTCAAATACCAACCACAGACAGCATGGCCAGCTTCATGGTAAGCTACGATTCTCTGCTCTTCAGCGTTCAAAAgctttgacttcttctcgATACCACCAATAACTCTCTCAATGGCCAATTCAAAGTGTCTCAACGTCACCGAGTCGGCATTGTACCTGGCACCGATCAATGCGGCTTCGTTGCAGACATTGGCGATATCAGCACCAGAAAAACCAGGAGTCAACGCAGCTAATCTACCTGGCAAATCGTCGTCAATatccttcttcaatttgatctTCCTCAagtgaacttgaaaaatctcCTTACGACCCTGCAACTCAGGATTGTCAATTGAAATGTGTCTATCGAATCTCCCTGGTCTCAACAAGGCCCTATCCAAAATATCAGCTCTGTTTGTACCAGCCAAGACGACAACATGATCGGAGGTATCAAAGCCATCCATTTCAACCAATAACTGGTTCAAAGTTGTCTCACGTTCATCGTTGGCACCGCTGGCATTACCCTTAGAACGCTGTTTACCAATAGCATCGATCTCATCTACAAAGACAATGGAGGGGGCGTTTTCACGAGCagtcttgaacaagtcaCGAACTCTGGAAGCACCTACACCGACAAACATCTCTACGAattcagaaccagaaactgAATAGAATGGGACACCTGCTTCTCCAGCAGTAGCACGAGCAAGCAAGGTTTTACCAGTTCCTGGAGGACCCGAAAGAATGGCACCTCTGGGGATCTTTGCTCCTAATCTCTCATACTTTTCTGGGTTCTGCAAGAACTTGACGAACTCCATGAcctcttctttggcttcaGCCATGCCAGCTACATCTCTAAATCTGATTTTGATATCGGTGTCCTGGTTGAATTTCTTAGCAGTAGACTTACCGAACCCCAATGGTCCTCCCATTCCACCCATACCAGTAGCTTTCTTGGTCATGTAGTAGATCGCACCCAAGAATAACACTGTAGGTAAGAAGTTGACAAGCATCTTGGTGGTACTTCCTTCGTTTGTGTAGATGACTGGAACTCTCATCAGATCGGCTACGTTATAGTCTTCTTGCACACTACGtaaattcttttcaaacGACTCAATAGCACCGAtgttgaagtagaagtttcCTTCATGATGAGGATACTGAGCTCTTCCgttttcattcaattctacaacTGCAATTCTGTTGTTGACAACAACGACCTTATCTACCAAGTTCTTGCTCAAGAAGTCAGTGGTGAACTGCTGAAAGCTGATCTCGTTATTGGAAGACTGTGTCAAGTTGTATACGATGTATGATAATAAACCAATCAAGACACCTACCTGGAAGAATCTCATAGGCGAGCTATTAAAATTAATCTCAATGTCgatgttcttcttgttatTCTTATTGTCCTTACCATCCTTATTATCCTTTGAGCTGTTTGTCTTAGAGTCTTTGCCCTTATTATTGTCGGAGTTCGTTTGAAAGGAAAAGTTGCCGAAGACAGACTCATTCTTCGAGTCCTTAGTAGTAGAACCTCCGTAGACTTGCTTGAGTTTCTCTTGCATCGTCCTCAACTCGTTAGTGAAGCTTTGGTAACGAGCGTATTCGTAAGGGCATAATGGGTTCGTGTATCTGGTGTTGGAATCAGCAAACGGAGTCGAAGATAACGTGTCAAAGATGTTGAACCACGACGAAACGACTTCAGGTGCAGTCTCGCTTGATTTAGCAAGCTCttcaatcaactcttcCTTGTTTGTAGTGGGAGACATCGAAACATATCCCTTCAAGTACTTAGTTACTTGGACATTCTGAAAGTCCAACTCGTCCAAAAATACAACATTGTTCAGCAACGAATAGTAGATATGGAAATAGAACAATACTTCCTTTTTTGTTAAAGGAGTCAAGTCGGGATGAAGGTTCTTGAACATAGTGTCAATTTCGTCAATGATCTGATCAGGAGTTAAACGGGATctattgttggagttgtagATATGGCATTGATCCAAAAACGCATTCAACATGAATTTGTACACTACATTGTATCTTGCCAATGAATCTAAGTCAAGCGGATCCTCGTCAAAAATGATCGAAGGTGTCTCTATGTTTTCGTCTATCATCTTATATGCCTTTGCCTGAGAGATCTTGAGTTCCTGGTTGACAAGTTGACCCCGCAACTTCAACCTGTCGAAAAAACCAGCATTTCTATATTCATCTTTCAActgtttcaatttcttaAGTTCTTCGTCTATTTTTTCTTGCTGATGTTCATGGTTCTGTTCGAGAAGTCTAGAAGTCTGCGAAAGAAGTCTTACAGAAGAAGCACTCAATCGCGAGATTCCCACCTTCCAAACTTGATGCTTTATACGAGTGTGAACCAGAACCCGCATGGGTTTGGAACTGATTAATAAACTCATTAGTTAAATAAAAGGAGTTAATCTCATGTAAATTAGACCCTTCATTGTTAAATAGAAAGTGCTTCTTTAAGAGAGAGtattaatttttcagagtGGTTTGCCTCCATCGTCGACTGCCGCATTGGGAAGCAGGGTGACATTTTTGCGAGTACGTTTTTGTTGCAACTTTGCACCCACAGTGATACTAATGTAGATACTAAGGTTAAGCACTTTTGTCTATAAATCGTCACATTGCTTTAAGCTAGGCTTAAGAGGTCATTAAACTGTTACCGTATTTGTCTgttttcgttttcaaaaatagaaCTCTATAACAGCCACTCATAATTATAGGCACGAATAGTGACCAGCAAGTTAAGTGcattttctgtttcaaacCAGAACAATCTCCAAACTTAAGCACTATTAGGATAACAGTTTATTTAGATAATATACGTAGACTGGATATCTCGATTTTATACTCAGAAACCATGCCTATATTATCGCCTGTATTTAGCGAATTGCAACCACCGTCGGCGTCCCGGCCCGTAAATCTCTGCATTATGGGAAGTGTGGATTGTAAGAATTCTGTACCAACAGTTCAAACCTGGTCTTCTGTAGTAGAAATCTTAGAAATCTTAGTATGAAATGGTAAATAATTCAAGATAATCACAACCTTCGAATCTATCTTgttgctgaaaagaagcCGGTACTCCAACAAAATCGCCATTGAGTATGGAAGTTCCATCGGGATACAGACCCAGAATATTACCATGAAGCTACAGAGCGAGCAAGATAAGCCTGCATATGTCACACTTCGGAATATTCCGATCTTATCTATATGCCCCAGGAATGGacaaattcttcaccaCAATTGCATAAATAATAGTAGCTGTCAAGCTTTAAAAAGACCTAGCCGGTATAAAGTCAAGATATTTCCTCAACAGTGAAGAGTAGTTACTTTTTCATAATTTTAAGCACCAATTAACGCCATTTCCCAATTGTATCTGTATTTTCATTCAACATGGCTCAAGTATTCTCTGAAAAAGACTTCCACGACAAGATTGTCCTCAACTACACCGATGTTATTGGTGAAAAGTTGGGTGGGAAAGTGTTGAAATTCTCAGACCAATGGTTTGCCGAGGcagccaacttgatcaagcCTAAGGCTCCTATCAGAGACGCCACCAGGTTCGTATTTGCTGGGGCTTGGTACGACGGTTGGGAAACCAGAAGACACAACGAGGCAGAAGCCGATTGGGTCATAATAAAGTTGGGAGTTTCTTCCGCAAATATAATTGGGGCAGAGATTGACACTGCTTTTTTCAACGGGAACCACGCCCCGTTCATTTCTGTAGAAGGAGTTCAATTGCTGGACGACAACGTCGATTCGATCCAAGAGCAAGACTGGGAGATCATAATCTCTAAGGTCGAGTGTGGACCTTCTCAAAAACACTTCTTTGTCAGAGATAGTGTCACTGACAAGAACTACACCCATGTCAGATTGAGAATGTACCCTGATGGAGGCATAGCCAGATTCAGATTATATGGATCTGTGGTTCCCATTCTCCCTACGGACAAGAACACTGTCTTAGACTTTGCTTCTGTCAATAACGGTGGTGTAGCAATTTCTGTAAGTGACCAGCACTTTGGATCTGCTGACAATTTGTTGTTGCCAGGTAGAGGGCATGATATGTCTGATGGTTGGGAAACAACCAGATCCAGACAGCCGGGCCATGTTGATTGGGTAATCATCAGATTGGGAGCAGTGGCCAATATCAAGGAAATTATAATTGATACAGCCCACTTCAGAGGTAATTTCCCTCAGAAAATCAATGTCAAAGGCATTAACGTTGTCGACGAGTCCAAGTTGCCGGATGCAAAGGACAAGGAATGGGAAGTTTTGGTGGATGACACCAAGACAGGTCCAGACAAGGAGCATAGCTTCACCATAAAAAAGTCCGATTCTTACTCTCACGTGTTGTTGACCATTATTCCAGACGGTGGGGTCAAGAGAGTAAGAGTGTTCGGTACTATTGCGTAAGTATATAACTACTCGTACTAGAAGGTTAGAAaaaagttcttggaaatatTTCAGTTTCAGTAGATAAGTTGAATAGAATATCTCACTAGAATTTAGTATCGCTCTCAGTGGATAATGTAGCAAATTCAGAGTGTAGTATGAAGGTAGCATAAGTGGCTGCAACTTGCTAAATATAGCTGAAAAATAACGTTCTGAAAAACGCGATGATCATGGAAATTTATGCTACAATAGCGTAGAAGTTGCGGAAGAACAACTAAAGATTAGCGAAGACAACTTTTTTACTCTCACTTAATGTGGCAATGGGGCGAACGATATCAATAGATAATATCAGTCTGTTCCTTCAGCAAGGAGTTCCAGTATAtgaaattttcaatgaGGATCAGAGGAACGATCTTTGTCCCATAATATCCAATACCGAAGTACAAGAAAAAGTGGTTCAATGTCTCCAAGAGTCGGAGGTCTTCGAGTCTAATGCCTACTATTGCAAATTGTTTCTCAAGAGCTATATTTCATgcattgaaaaagaaggcTACGAGCTTCTGGAAGCATTGTACGAGGTCTACTGTGATCCAAAAATTCTCAACGCAAAAGAATTGGCACCTACAGATACCATTACTATCCACTACCCTATTGGTGGATTCGACTCGGTTCCAACCACCGTAGTGAGCATAAAAGAGACTCCTAAAATCATATCAGGCATAAATACAACTGGTTTGCGTACTTGGGAAGCTGCACTTTTTCTCTCCAAttacttgaacaatttcCAGAATCCTCCATATGATTTTGGTAATAAAACTATTCTTGAACTCGGCGGAGGCACTGGTCTTGTCAGTCTTGCCTTATTGAAGTATTATAGTAATCATATCAGAGAAATTCGTGATTTGGTCCTTACAGATGGTGCTGTTTCTGTATTCGACAATTTCATTGAGAATACAAAGTTGAACGGCATCAATGTTCACGATGACGTCGAAAAGGGACCAAAGATTTGGTGCAAGCAGCTTCTATGGGGAACAACGAACCCAGAGGACAAGGAAAACTTTACCCAAGACCCAATTGACGATGTGGACGTGATTGTAGCGGCTGATGTCACTTATGACTCAACCATTCTTGAGCCATTGTGTTCGACGATTCacgatttcttcagacAAAGCAATACAAAAGTTGCCATTATAGCTGCTACAgtaagaaatgaagaaaccaTTGCCAACTGGGAAAAGGAGTTGGATAAGTGGTTTGGCAAGGATAGTGAACATGGTTCTTGGACAGTCAAGCATCATTGCAAGGAGCCAGAAAAAGTACACGGTCATGTTTGGTTCAGAAGGAACACTCCCGAGATTCGAATCTACGAGATCCAGAGCAAATTATAATACAAGATCATGATTCAATAAAGCTACTATAGACTTAGAATAAAGGTAACGATAGATGAAAATACATAAGAAAGACGTGTATAGATAATACACTACGACAAAAAAATTTCTCAAATTAGAGTTCTTCGATCTTGCATTAGTGTCTtaataacaacaacattTAAACAGCCAAATGTAcccagcagcaacaacgACAAGCATAAAGGTATAGAAATAGTAAGTCTTAAGTACTGCAATAGTTAGGTATTATGCGGTACGGTGTATTATTCTCTGTGTGGTAGCGCGCCCTTTTCCGTGCCTGCACTCTGCTAACCAATGAAACTCGATTATTCAGTTTCCCGAACTATGAGAAAAAATGAACAAACATAATTCTAGAAAGGTTCTATAAAGTTTTGAAGCTTCTGGTTCTATTCATCATAAACAATAAAATGGCTTTAAGATTCCCAACTCCAGTGTTCAAGTACTACTGGCCATACGCTGCTGGTGGTATGTAAAAAACAAGTCTTTGACGAAGACGTAGTgatatatttttcaatccTATTTGACTTGAGAGAACTGCGGCAAGTGTCCTGATTGGATAGtggaaagaaaagaataatGAAGTACACAATTGATCTAAGCTCTGCAATCAATCCGGGTGCTAATTCTGGATCCGATTGAACTGGTTTtcatattcaattcaatgTTCGAATTACGGAGGATCAATTACATTTGAATAATGAGAgttacttgaagaatgctCAATAAGAATACAAAACGCATTTTGCTCTAATCGGTCAGTCATGGATATATCAGCAATACGTAATCTATTGGATTGTAGAGCAATAGATTCGAATAGAAAAATAACTGTTCATATAAGTCCACATACCTCATATCATGCGACACTAGTTCTCTTCATTCATTTTACTCTGAACATTACTAACATATTATAGCCACCATCACCTACTACTTGGTCTACAAGGGTGCCACTGCCTCCATGAACTCCGATGAATTCATCAACGATCCAAGACATCCAAGATTTCAATCTGGTGGAAAGTTCAtcgacttggaaaagagaGATTAAAGCTGATTCTGCCAGGAATTACTCATAGAGCTTAACGATCAATCCATATATGGAACACGTTTCCCTCATTTCACGCTTGAAGATGCATCATGCTTCTTTGTATGAATTAGAAAATCAGTTTAATTtatttcattgaaaatcaaaaacttATCGTTACAGAAATATGTAGTGAAGACTTGAGTCTTCAATGTAGATATTGGATTAGATAAAGAAATACTCAGCATTCCATTACTTCTGGCAATAGTCTAATTTGTTAATGTGTACTCTGTATGATTACTACATATCTCCTTGCAATACTTAATTCATACTGATGATTATTATATACTAtgaaaatggttgcgaaaagaTAGAGTAGCTGGCCCGATAATTCTCATCTCTTCTAGAAAAAATTCACCCTGGAACAGACTTCGATTTCCAAAATCGATCTTCCTTGTCAATCTCAAACTTCATATGAAAGCGAAAATAGCCTCTAGAACAATATTTACCAGTCATCAATTATATTCACCTCCAGGTCTAGTCATACCTCTAGCTTAAACAGGTTGTGAatatatcacgtgatcaTGGTCATCCAATCGAAAAGCCCAAAAATGAGTGAGTAAGCACTATGGGGAAATGTTCGGTTCCGACTCCGAACTTAATAAGCATCTTAGATCTGGCAtgtaaatatatatttcttATCTCAGTTTTGTAATAGaaatttatatatatatacgTTTGTTTTAAGAGTCTACGTCTATATCTACATCTATTCAGTTACATTTAGCTGTTATTCCTACTTCTAAGAGTTTAGGAGAATATAAGATTCTTTGAttaatattgaaaaatgttgAGAAGCCAAATCACTCAGCTCTTTGGAAGGAGATTTCTCTCGTTCCAGACCCTACCTACGCCCAACCCAAATGCATTGAAGTTCATATCTCCAGAATGCAATATCTTGCCCATGGCTGGAAAAACATTTGAGTTCACATCCACTTTGCAATCAGTGCACTCTCCTTTGGCACTCAGATTATTCAAGATCCCAGGAGTTAGATCTGTGATGCTTGGAGAAAACTTTCTCACAGTCAACAAACAAGACCATATCAACTGGGCCAACTTGAGGCCGGAAGTCGTGGAGTTGATGGACGACTTTTTGACCACAAAACAAGAACCTTCCATAACCAAGGAGCTTGTAGACCAGAGCCAACAAGAATCTGAAGTTGCCGAGGCCGAAGACTCTGAAATTGTTTCTATGATAAAGGAGTTGATAGAAACCAGAATAAGACCAGCTATCCAGGACGATGGCGGTGATATTGAGTACAAGGcatttgatgaagaaacggGAACagtattcttgaagttgcagGGTGCCTGTAAGTCCTGTTCGTCTAGTGAAGACACCCTTAAGCATGGTATTGAGTCCATGTTAATGCATTACATCGAAGAAGTTAGAGAAGTGGTCCAGATCTtagatccagaagaagagatagCCTTAAAGGAGttcgacaagttggaaCAACAGTTGCAACAGAAAAGATTGAGCCAACAGAACGAAGTTCCTCCTCCTTCGTTGTAAGCTCTTCAACTACTAAATACGGATATATGTGGGTACGGATAGTTTTTAGAAA from Scheffersomyces stipitis CBS 6054 chromosome 2, complete sequence encodes the following:
- a CDS encoding Putative S-adenosylmethionine-dependent methyltransferase of the seven beta-strand family produces the protein VFESNAYYCKLFLKSYISCIEKEGYELSEALYEVYCDPKILNAKELAPTDTITIHYPIGGFDSVPTTVVSIKETPKIISGINTTGLRTWEAALFLSNYLNNFQNPPYDFGNKTILELGGGTGLVSLALLKYYSNHIREIRDLVLTDGAVSVFDNFIENTKLNGINVHDDIWCKQLLWGTTNPEDKENFTQDPIDDVDVIVAADVTYDSTILEPLCSTIHDFFRQSNTKVAIIAATVRNEETIANWEKELDKWFGKDSEHGSWTVKHHCKEPEKVHGHVWFRRNTPEIRIYEIQSKL
- the ATP18 gene encoding Subunit i/j of mitochondrial ATP synthase (go_funtion hydrogen-transporting ATP synthase activity, rotational mechanism; hydrogen-transporting ATPase activity, rotational mechanism~go_component proton-transporting two-sector ATPase complex~go_process ATP synthesis coupled proton transport), with the protein product MALRFPTPVFKYYWPYAAGATITYYLVYKGATASMNSDEFINDPRHPRFQSGGKFIDLEKRD
- a CDS encoding nitrogen fixing protein, whose translation is MLRSQITQLFGRRFLSFQTLPTPNPNALKFISPECNILPMAGKTFEFTSTLQSVHSPLALRLFKIPGVRSVMLGENFLTVNKQDHINWANLRPEVVELMDDFLTTKQEPSITKELVDQSQQESEVAEAEDSEIVSMIKELIETRIRPAIQDDGGDIEYKAFDEETGTVFLKLQGACKSCSSSEDTLKHGIESMLMHYIEEVREVVQILDPEEEIALKEFDKLEQQLQQKRLSQQNEVPPPSL